One Fulvia fulva chromosome 8, complete sequence DNA window includes the following coding sequences:
- a CDS encoding Postreplication repair E3 ubiquitin-protein ligase rad18 — MDDAYHVADSTDWLNTPLKELSSLENALHCQICKEFYDTPMITSCNHTFCSRCIRTSLSADGKCPACRAADQANKLRNNWAVQEVVSTFLAARPTALAVARKAQEEAEDAPKRPGKRKRGTAADLDDGDHAASSRRTTRSKSRRTAASQDSQPETIEIEDSNDEGEDIPPEPEVNDGLVECPLACGKRMKEEQVFGHLDKCEDEKKQAARSKSRTPLTGFAISRPLSSQSTRPQDRINELNYSMMKETALTKKMKEQALPAWGSKQLMITRHKEWVNIWNANCDSNHPRSRRELLHDLDVWERTQGGKAPNASGLSNTIMRKDFDGYAYSRRHQDEFSRLIADAKRKKNNPATEPEKVKEVAMLDGTDESPPTRNGDTHSSPYFQAPAGQVSNGKTVPSLRTEESGDPTPYATHPEALDSIRAKVDALNQGKEIIPIMNEGFKPPPPTTSTSTTPSHRRTSSTPQQLDPASVMNRMTTAGTPSESPGPAIANLSRHSSRDEHYTHQHTGSPCELPSHLHNDSSDPNPPRKVPMFTVPQHGFDDMDGAAEGH; from the coding sequence ATGGACGACGCCTACCATGTTGCCGACTCGACTGACTGGCTCAACACGCCGCTGAAAGAGCTGTCAAGCCTGGAAAATGCGTTACACTGCCAGATTTGCAAGGAGTTCTACGACACGCCCATGATCACGTCATGTAACCATACCTTTTGCTCGAGATGCATACGAACGTCTCTGTCGGCCGATGGCAAATGTCCCGCATGCCGAGCGGCGGATCAGGCGAACAAGTTGCGCAACAATTGGGCCGTGCAGGAGGTTGTGTCTACTTTCCTGGCCGCGAGACCGACCGCATTGGCTGTGGCGCGGAAAGCGCAGGAAGAGGCAGAAGATGCGCCGAAACGACCTGGCAAACGGAAGCGAGGCACCGCTGCAGACTTGGATGATGGTGACCATGCTGCATCGTCACGGCGAACAACGCGAAGCAAGAGTCGCAGGACAGCAGCTTCGCAAGACTCCCAGCCGGAGACAATCGAGATCGAGGATAGCAATGACGAGGGAGAGGATATCCCGCCGGAGCCAGAGGTGAACGATGGCCTTGTCGAATGTCCTCTCGCTTGTGGAAAGCGCATGAAGGAAGAGCAAGTCTTTGGCCATCTGGACAAATGTGAAGATGAGAaaaagcaagcagctagatCGAAGTCGCGGACACCCTTGACCGGATTCGCCATATCGAGACCATTGTCCAGCCAAAGCACGAGACCACAGGATCGAATAAACGAGCTCAACTATTCCATGATGAAAGAGACAGCCCTCACGAAGAAGATGAAGGAACAAGCTCTACCAGCCTGGGGTAGCAAGCAGCTAATGATAACGAGGCATAAAGAGTGGGTGAATATCTGGAATGCGAATTGCGACTCGAATCATCCACGATCAAGGCGAGAGCTGCTACACGATCTCGATGTCTGGGAACGGACTCAGGGAGGGAAGGCACCGAATGCCTCAGGGCTAAGCAATACCATTATGCGAAAGGACTTTGATGGTTATGCATATTCGCGGAGACACCAGGATGAGTTCAGCAGGCTTATCGCGGATGCAAAGCGCAAGAAGAACAATCCAGCGACGGAACCGGAGAAAGTGAAGGAAGTAGCTATGCTCGATGGGACTGACGAATCGCCGCCGACCAGAAATGGCGACACACACAGCAGTCCTTACTTCCAAGCTCCGGCCGGACAAGTATCAAACGGCAAGACAGTACCTTCACTACGCACAGAGGAGTCTGGCGATCCGACACCATACGCAACACATCCCGAAGCACTAGACTCCATCCGGGCCAAAGTCGACGCCCTCAACCAAGGAAAAGAGATAATCCCCATCATGAACGAAGGCTTCAAGCCTCCACCACCAACCACCTCAACATCAACAACTCCATCGCATCGTCGCACATCTAGCACACCCCAACAACTCGACCCAGCCAGCGTCATGAACAGAATGACAACAGCCGGCACGCCCAGCGAGTCTCCAGGGCCGGCGATCGCAAATCTGAGCCGTCACTCCAGTAGAGACGAGCACTATACGCATCAACATACCGGCTCGCCGTGTGAACTGCCTTCGCATCTGCATAATGATAGTTCAGATCCGAATCCGCCTAGGAAAGTGCCGATGTTTACGGTGCCGCAGCATGGTTTTGATGATATGGATGGAGCGGCGGAGGGACATTGA
- a CDS encoding Ecp16, whose product MHATLLIRSLALLSLHPLPHALASLPAHLYCEPTEYPALGCNGCCNRIHNADGTLHCCQSEPMGPFQNYKRAEVPVGSTFCYSNNDRKNGYLGLVACGVEE is encoded by the exons ATGCACGCCACCCTTCTCATCCGCTCTCTCGCCCTCCTCTCTCTGCACCCGCTCCCTCACGCTCTCGCCTCCCTCCCCGCTCACTTGTACTGCGAACCCACGGAATACCCCGCCCTCGGCTGCAACGGCTGCTGCAACCGCATCCACAACGCGGATGGAACGCTTCATTGC TGCCAATCCGAACCCATGGGCCCCTTCCAGAACTACAAGCGCGCGGAAGTTCCTGTGGGGAGTACGTTTTGttatagtaataatgacCGCAAGAATGGATATCTTGGGCTCGTGGCTTGTGGGGTTGAGGAGTAG